The following are from one region of the Equus przewalskii isolate Varuska chromosome 21, EquPr2, whole genome shotgun sequence genome:
- the MYBL2 gene encoding myb-related protein B, whose translation MSRRTRGEELDELHYQDTDSDVPEQRDSKCKVKWTHEEDEQLRTLVRQFGQQDWKFLASHFPNRTDQQCQYRWLRVLNPDLVKGPWTKEEDQKVIELVKKYGTKQWTLIAKHLKGRLGKQCRERWHNHLNPEVKKSCWTEEEDRIICEAHKVLGNRWAEIAKMLPGRTDNAVKNHWNSTIKRKVDTGGFLSETKDCKPPVYLLVELEDKDGRQRAHPAEGQGGLVAGWPPAPPAMKEEESSEEEAVAAAPSKEQDPVPAELDEVRTPEPLEDSPKRDDQEGSPPEISLPYKWVVEAANLLIPAVGASLSEALDLIESDPDAWCDLSKFDLPEESSTEGSLTTSPVQPQPSQQQQAPPARQPAAPGPSVTEYRLDGHTISDLSRSSRGELIPISPSTEVGGSGIGTPPSVLKRQKKRRVALSPVTENSASLSFLDSCNSLTPKSTPVKTLPFSPSQFLNFWNKQDTLELESPSLTSTPVCSQKVVVTTPLHRDKTPLHQKHAAFVTPDQKYSMDNAPHTPTPFKNALEKYGPLKPLPQTPHLEEDLKEVLRSEAGLELIVEDEVRPEKQKRKAGLRRSPIKKVRKSLALDIVDEDVKLVVSTLPKALSLPTNVPSSSSSLILSGIKEDNSLLNQGFLQAKPEKPVPALKPRSHFPAPAPMTSAWKTVACGGTRDQLFMQEKARQLLGRLKPSHTSRTLILS comes from the exons ATGTCTCGGCGGACGCGCGG TGAGGAGCTGGATGAGCTGCATTACCAGGACACGGATTCAGACGTGCCGGAGCAGAGGGACAGCAAGTGTAAGGTCAAGTGGACCCACGAGGAG GATGAGCAGCTGAGGACTCTGGTGAGGCAGTTCGGACAGCAAGACTGGAAGTTCCTGGCCAGCCACTTTCCT AACCGCACTGACCAGCAGTGCCAGTACCGGTGGCTGAGGGTCTTGAATCCAGACCTCGTCAAGGGGCCATGGACCAAAGAGGAAGACCAAAAG GTCATCGAGCTGGTGAAGAAGTACGGCACGAAGCAGTGGACGCTGATCGCCAAGCACCTGAAGGGCCGGCTGGGGAAGCAGTGCCGTGAGCGCTGGCACAACCACCTCAACCCTGAGGTGAAGAAGTCCTGCTGGACCGAGGAGGAGGACCGCATCATCTGTGAGGCCCACAAGGTGCTGGGCAACCGCTGGGCCGAGATCGCCAAGATGCTGCCGGGGCG GACAGACAATGCTGTGAAGAATCACTGGAACTCCACCATCAAGAGGAAGGTGGACACGGGAGGCTTCCTGAGCGAGACCAAGGACTGCAAGCCCCCCGTGTACTTGCTGGTGGAGCTCGAGGACAAGGACGGCCGTCAGCGTGCCCACCCTGCAGAGGGCCAG GGAGGTCTCGTGGCCGGCTGGCCCCCGGCGCCCCCCGccatgaaggaggaggagagcagcGAGGAGGAGGCCGTGGCAGCCGCCCCTTCCAAGGAGCAGGACCCTGTCCCTGCAGAGCTGGACGAAGTGCGAACGCCAGAGCCCTTGGAGGACTCCCCCAAGCGTGACGACCAGGAGGGCTCCCCGCCGGAAATCAGCCTGCCCTACAAGTGGGTGGTGGAGGCCGCAAACCTCCTCATCCCTGCCGTGGGGGCCAGCCTCTCCGAAGCCCTGGACTTGATCGAGTCG GACCCTGACGCTTGGTGTGACCTGAGTAAATTTGACCTCCCCGAGGAGTCGTCCACAGAGGGCAGCCTCACCACCAGTCCAGTGCAGCCCCAACCGTCACAGCAGCAGCAGGCCCCGCCAGCCCGCCAGCCTGCTGCCCCGGGGCCCAGCGTGACTGAGTACCGCCTGGACGGCCACACCATCTCGGACCTGAGCCGGAGCAGCCGGGGCGAGCTGATCCCCATCTCCCCCAGCACTGAAGTGGGGGGCTCGGGCATCGGCACGCCGCCCTCGGTGCTCAAGCGGCAGAAGAAGAGGCGTGTCGCCCTGTCCCCCGTCACGGAGAACAGCGCCAGCCTGTCCTTCCTGGACTCCTGCAACAGCCTCACCCCCAAGAGCACACCTGTCAAGACCTTGCCCTTCTCGCCCTCCCAG TTTCTGAACTTCTGGAACAAACAGGACACACTGGAGCTGGAGAGCCCCTCGCTGACATCCACCCCCGTGTGCAGCCAGAAGGTGGTGGTCACCACGCCCCTGCACCGGGATAAGACACCCCTGCACCAGAAACACGCCGC GTTTGTAACCCCAGATCAGAAGTACTCCATGGACAATGCTCCCCACACGCCGACCCCCTTCAAGAATGCCCTGGAGAAGTACGGACCACTAAAGCCCCTG ccccagaccCCACACCTGGAGGAGGACCTGAAGGAGGTGCTACGCTCCGAGGCCGGCCTTGAGCTCATCGTCGAGGACGAAGTGAGGCCggagaagcagaagaggaaggctgGG CTGCGGCGGAGCCCCATCAAGAAGGTCCGCAAGTCTCTGGCCCTTGACATCGTGGACGAGGATGTGAAGCTGGTGGTGTCCACGCTGCCCAAGGCTCTGTCCTTG CCGACAAATGTCCCATCAAGCTCCTCCAGCCTCATCCTGTCAGGCATCAAAGAGGACAACAGCCTGCTCAACCAGGGCTTCCTGCAGGCCAAGCCCGAGAAGCCAGTGCCCGCCCTGAAGCCCAGAAGCCACTTTCCAGCACCCGCCCCT ATGACCAGCGCCTGGAAGACGGTGGCCTGCGGGGGGACCAGGGACCAGCTCTTCATGCAGGAGAAAGCCCGGCAGCTCCTGGGCCGCTTGAAGCCCAGCCACACATCGCGGACCCTCATCTTGTCTTGA